A genomic window from Lotus japonicus ecotype B-129 chromosome 1, LjGifu_v1.2 includes:
- the LOC130731867 gene encoding protein MICROTUBULE BINDING PROTEIN 2C-like produces MDLNTCLSSERDLDNSSFKFDRVLFDDLVQIVPLVHSLTTDKKASSSFARRGSMIYTKAPSKESWLERMKYLKVRSIGQSFPAKKKKDHGEKGQIKEEYFLVKEQVEELQMKLLEKDELLKSAENSRNQMSSVNEKLDELKHQAAQKDSLLKSTQQQLFDVKMMLADNQAALEKIQWESMISNKKAEKLQEEIGSMQGDLSSFTLLLEGLTITDNAEYIDDYDIKPYVHSNHLPSIDDLDEMEMHKIEEARKAYNVAVAYAKEKQDQESIAAAANARLHLQSILFKPKISSL; encoded by the exons ATGGATTTGAACACTTGTCTTTCTTCCGAGCGAGACCTAGACAACTCGTCCTTCAAATTCGATCGTGTCCTCTTCGATGACCTCGTCCAGATTGTGCCTCTTGTTCACTCCCTCACTACT GATAAGAAAGCAAGCAGTTCGTTTGCGCGTCGAGGTTCGATGATCTACACTAAGGCACCTTCAAAAGAGTCGTGGTTGGAAAGA ATGAAATATTTAAAAGTCAGGAGCATAGGTCAATCTTTTCCtgctaaaaagaaaaaagatcaTGGAGAAAAAGGACAAATAAAAGAAGAGTACTTCTTAGTGAAAGAACAGGTGGAGGAACTGCAGATGAAGTTATTGGAGAAAGATGAACTTTTAAAGTCAGCAGAAAACTCAAGAAATCAGATGAGTTCTGTTAATGAGAAACTTGATGAACTGAAACACCAGGCTGCACAAAAGGACTCTTTGCTGAAGTCTACACAACAACAACTCTTTGATGTGAAG ATGatgcttgcagacaatcaagcTGCTCTTGAAAAGATACAGTGGGAATCAATGATATCCAACAAGAAAGCAGAGAAACTTCAAGAAGAGATAGGTTCCATGCAAGGAGATCTTTCATCATTTACATTGCTACTTGAAGGCCTGACAATAACAGACAATGCTGAATACATTGATGATTATGATATTAAGCCTTATGTTCACTCCAATCACCTTCCTAGCATT GATGATTTGGACGAGATGGAAATGCATAAAATCGAAGAAGCAAGAAAAGCTTATAATGTTGCTGTTGCTTATGCGAAAGAAAAACAGGATCAAGAATCTATTGCTGCTGCTGCCAATGCTAGGTTACATCTTCAATCAATTCTTTTCAAACCCAAAATTTCCTCTTTGTAG
- the LOC130736770 gene encoding LOW QUALITY PROTEIN: uncharacterized protein LOC130736770 (The sequence of the model RefSeq protein was modified relative to this genomic sequence to represent the inferred CDS: inserted 4 bases in 2 codons; deleted 1 base in 1 codon) has protein sequence MGTPSHIISTIYKEESRDEIISGLQKDVKGLNSSAIQTTSSYFYGKLIARAARLALIAEEACFLDVIQAVRKYLKQTIEPWLDGTFNGNGFLYDRKWGGIITKKGSTDTGADFGFGLYNDHHYHLGYFVYGIAVLARIDPVWGRKYKPQAYSLMEDFMTLSRNSNSNYTRLRCFDLYKLHSWAGGLTEFADGRNQESTSEAVNAYYSAALMGLAYGDTHLVEIGSTLAALEIHAAQMWWHVREEDKLYEADFTKGNKVVGVLWANKRDSGLWFAPPDWRECRLGIQVLPILPISEALFSNVGFVKELVKWTLPALHTEKWKGXAYALQGLYDNKGALQKIRRLNGFDDGNSLTNLLWWIHSRGQXGDEYGHEKHCCFGLLSGILNSLSVFTVS, from the exons atgg GCACTCCGAGCCATATAATCTCCACAATTTATAAGGAGGAATCCCGTGATGAAATTATTTCAGGCCTTCAGAAAGATGTTAAGGGTCTGAATTCATCTGCAATACAGACAACTTCTTCATACTTTTATGGGAAATTGATTGCAAGGGCAGCGAGGTTGGCGTTGATAGCTGAAGAGGCTTGTTTCCTTGATGTGATTCAAGCTGTTAGGAAGTATTTAAAGCAAACCATTGAGCCCTGGCTGGATGGAACTTTTAATGGGAATGGATTTCTATATGATAGGAAGTGGGGAGGCATCATTACC AAAAAAGGTTCTACTGATACTGGTGCTGATTTTGGGTTTGGACTTTATAATGACCATCATTATCATTTGGGGTACTTTGTTTATGGAATTGCAGTGCTTGCAAGGATTGACCCAGTTTGGGGTAGGAAGTACAAGCCTCAAGCCTATTCACTCATGGAAGATTTTATGACCTTGAGCAGAAATTCAAACTCGAATTACACACGTCTAAGGTGTTTTGACCTTTATAAATTGCACTCTTGGGCGGGAGGCTTAACTGAGTTTGCAGATGGAAGAAATCAAGAGAGCACGAGTGAAGCTGTGAATGCATATTATTCTGCAGCCTTGATGGGTCTGGCATATGGTGACACCCATCTTGTTGAGATTGGATCGACACTTGCAGCATTGGAAATTCATGCAGCTCAAATGTGGTGGCATGTGAGAGAGGAAGATAAGCTGTATGAAGCAGATTTTACCAAAGGGAACAAGGTAGTTGGTGTACTATGGGCTAACAAGAGAGACAGTGGACTGTGGTTTGCTCCTCCTGATTGGAGAGAATGTAGGCTTGGTATTCAAGTCTTGCCCATATTGCCTATTTCTGAAGCTCTGTTCTCAAATGTTGGTtttgtgaaggagcttgtgaagTGGACATTACCTGCTTTGCATACGGAAAAATGGAAGGG TGCCTATGCACTGCAAGGACTTTATGACAACAAAGGTGCATTGCAGAAGATAAGAAGGTTAAATGGTTTTGATGATGGAAACTCATTGACTAATCTCTTATGGTGGATTCACAGTAGAGGACA AGGTGATGAATATGGTCATGAAAAACACTGCTGTTTTGGTCTGTTAAGTGGAATTTTGAATTCATTGTCTGTCTTTACTGTGTCATGA